The following coding sequences lie in one Struthio camelus isolate bStrCam1 chromosome 32, bStrCam1.hap1, whole genome shotgun sequence genomic window:
- the LOC138063623 gene encoding nucleolar and coiled-body phosphoprotein 1-like — translation MQRSRTPASSHQRDRLPSLPGPQSSWASERGIVAKVVEDTARDVPIVAQALHPSTSLVRKAPLGHRETLPGRTHARAGTPHLPGLPPLPTKAARQAHGGLETSAGETAGSTRRTKLPALKTSGRSSSRGRANAMDTKGVARRTLERETKGLEKLAVNSSTAAAREPFPPGSAAGKAVDSGKSLAEEELKPCPLSLPPLPKHKQEAHGPTRAMQELVHCLPEPRPGSCASALGKARLLLDDSTRTTLPLTSQQLSGSSSFVPGAQAIPEREMRSTPAYKERDELLSAPGDACAQEVKAHCSGTLVQRQDLVLSKSSVSQGAELQPRELQVPPAETRQGETASSAPHDALQCATTATGVSEEAGLPMPCCAEVSPGFEEDIPAISHSDMAPPSPSVPEPASLVQNVLGEAGLEMMAESQGPAPQGPAPPAGAVQGAGLGLESAALSRPDDRSPGPGRHPAQPDVNEATKELSAAVPKRTSSAQTSSLAVPASPGQDEPTEQDKSTAPAAQQGPDAPAGGGKREVSGAGAPASPGKGGARGTPRCPRAEQGPNQQPLGIICHVQGQPLRVHPDNTSQYLAVLSIKTEPLEELERSSLARTGHTLAQLREACFQRKKLSLKESEGEEAKGKRFSLTASGSLNVKRKELLARNSFYNLWKPEITRVELLKDARCKWEVLERLYAHAPRREREVGARKRVLGAAQEEQGDWSTEEEEEDADEELLQSEELEENTSLREIWVRPSLRSLLADKETCPQKVPCSPSVKAGDTAREAAGDMENMPPDPAVLGGAEAGACALGDGFQEAGDSVSLAPSERPETKPEAWPAARDPQKAEEKVPASAAEAVPEARRLAGGPCEENISLPLEAPLQEEGKAVASALCGGPPPQVASEPKEEKSSPIFRQAPEVDPGITTLPDAAAPRRRPSLLRTVLRALRRAFCCSCATGQ, via the exons atgcagcgcagccggaccccggcttcgtcccaccaaagggacaggctgccttcgctccccggcccacagagctcgtgggcctctgaacgcggcatcgttgcaaag gtggtggaggacactgccagggacgttcccattgtggcacaagctctgcatccctccaccagccttgtaaggaaggctcctctggggcacagggagacactgcctggcaggactcatgcaagagcagggacaccacatctgcctggcttaccacctctcccaaccaaggcagctaggcaggcccatggaggcctggagacctctgcaggtgaaactgcaggatctacaagacGAACGAAGCTGCCTGCTCTCAAAACATCCGGCAGGTCTTCttcccgaggcagggccaatgccatggacaccaaaggggtggccaggagaaccctggagagagagaccaagggattagagaagctggcagtgaattccagcacagctgctgccagggaacccttcccacctggtagtgctgctgggaaggctgtggactcagggaagagcctggcagaggaagagctaaagccatgccctctttccttgcctccccttccaaaacacaagcaggaagctcacggtcccacccgggcaatgcaagagctcgtccactgcttgcctgagcccaggcctggctcttgtgcatcagccctgggaaaagcaaggctcttgctagacgacagtaccaggacaactcttcccctgacaagccagcaactctccggaagctcctcctttgtcccaggagcacaggccattcctgaaagggagatgcgaagcacgccagcatacaaggagcgggacgagctgctttctgctcccggagatgcctgtgcgcaggaggtcaaggcacactgttcaggcacgctggtgcagaggcaggacttggtgctaagcaagtcctcagtgtcccaaggtgcagagctgcagcctcgtgagctgcaagtgccccctgctgagacgcgccagggagaaacagcctcttctgccccgcatgatgccctgcagtgtgcgacaacagccacaggtgtttcagaggaagctggactgcccatgccctgctgtgcagaggtgtcacctggctttgaagaagacatccctgccatctcccacagtgacatggccccaccatcgccttccgtgcctgagcctgccagccttgtgcagaacgtccttggagaagctggcctggaaatgatggctgagagccagggccctgccccacagggccctgccccgcctgctggggctgtgcagggtgcaggcctggggctggagtctgctgccttgagccgtcctgatgacaggagccctggacctggccggcatccagcacagcctgatgtgaacgaagccacgaaggagctcagtgcagccgtgccaaaAAGAACGtcatcggcacaaaccagcagtctggcagtaccagcaagcccaggccaggacgagcccacagagcaggacaaaagcacagcccctgcagctcagcaagggcctgatgcccctgctggtgggggcaaaagggaggtcagcggggccggtgcacccgcttccccaggcaagggcggtgcgcgagggacaccacgatgcccccgggcagagcagggcccaaaccagcagcctttgggcatcatctgccatgtgcaaggacagcctctgcgcgtgcaccccgacaacacctcgcagtatctcgcagtgctctccatcaaaacagagccgctggaggagctcgagaggagcagcctggcgcgcaccgggcacaccttggcgcagctgcgagaagcctgtttccaaaggaagaagctgagcctgaaggaaagcgagggcgaggaggccaaggggaaacgtttctccctgacagcgtcaggatccctcaacgtcaaacgcaaggag ctgctggccagaaattccttctataacttgtggaaacctgagataacgcgagtggagctgctgaaggatgccaggtgcaagtgggaggtgctggagcggctgtatgcccatgcccccaggagggagcgggaggtgggagccaggaagagagtgctgggagcggcgcaggaagagcaaggggactggagcactgaggaggaggaggaggacgctgatgaagagcttctgcaaagcgaggagctggaggaaaacacgtccttgcgcgagatctgggtcagacctagcctcaggagcctcttagcagacaaggaaacgtgcccccagaaggtgccttgctcgcccagcgtcaaggctggagacactgccagggaggcagccggtgacatggagaataTGCCTCCGGacccagcagtgctcggaggagccgaagcaggggcatgtgctttgggggatggctttcaggaggcaggggacagcgtgtctctggcaccatcagagagaccagaaacaaagccagaggcctggcctgcagcccgagaccctcagaaggcagaggaaaaagtgcctgcctctgcagcagaagctgtgccagaggcccgtcgcttggctggaggcccttgcgaggagaacatcagcctgcctctcgaagcaccactgcaggaggaaggaaaagcagtggcttctgccttgtgtggaggccctcctccccag gttgcctctgagcccaaagaggagaagtcatcccctatcttcagacaagcaccagaggtggacccag gcatcaccaccctcccggacgccgcagcgcccaggcgacggccctcgctgctcaggacggtgcttcgggctctgcgcagagctttctgctgcagctgtgccacggggcagtga
- the LOC138063551 gene encoding uncharacterized protein, producing the protein MFARLSLSPTVPVMSSQGVPVLPGCPCSPRVLTEVLPGPPVLLDAYEGALELGRELGLAPGPLSALLGIVRRTIAACAETPLPRPEECYSYFSELLLRHAVHVSPCMPLAGLLAPTCSWHTPCTLVGTCMFLARSLHAPHMLIGTHMLPAHLAKPTQSSPAPCTLAGAHVLFACSPHTYQCPKTPCMLYRCLQGPQTVPMQLSVPAHSLPASHRLTRTQTLPPCSLRSFLHTTGILLPFSPMPTGSLYAPLPSYAAHTLPSPACPLPAPAYGAIPAAPPGQCGCVQAKPGGACGSLHPRHGPSACQALCLRPHTRGLP; encoded by the exons aTGTTCGCCaggctgtccctgtcccccacTGTCCCTGTCATGTCCTCCCAGGGTGTCCCTGTTCTCCCAGGGTGTCCCTGTTCCCCCAGGGTGCTGACAGAGGTTCTGCCAGGGCCCCCTGTCCTTCTGGATGCCTATGAGGGGGCCCTGGAGCTGGGCCGGGAGCTGGGCCTGGCCCCAGGGCCACTCTCGGCCTTGCTGGGCATCGTGCGTCGCACCATTGCCGCATGCGCAG AGACCCCTCTGCCTCGCCCGGAGGAGTGCTACAGCTACTTCAGTGAGCTGCTGCTGCGCCACGCCGTGCACGTGAGTCCTTGCATGCCCCTTGCAGGCTTGCTGGCACCCACGTGCTCCTGGCACACTCCCTGCACTCTTGTTGGTACCTGCATGTTCCTTGCACGCTCTCTGCATGCTCCCCACATGCTTATTGGAACCCACATGCTCCCTGCACACTTAGCGAAGCCCACACAGTCCTCACCCGCTCCTTGCACACTTGCAGGGGCCCATGTGCTCTTTGCATGCTCCCCACACACTTATCAGTGCCCCAAAACTCCCTGCATGCTTTACCGGTGCCTACAGGGTCCTCAGACTGTCCCCATGCAGCTGTCCGTGCCTGCACACTCCCTGCCTGCTTCCCACAGACTTACCAGAACCCAAACACTCCCCCCATGCTCCTTGCGCTCTTTCCTACACACTACTGGCATTCTGCTCCCGTTCTCCCCTATGCCCACAGGCTCCTTGTATGCTCCCCTGCCCTCGTACGCTGCCCACAcactccccagccctgcctgtccTTTGCCTGCCCCTGCCTATGGTGCCATCCCTGCAGCGCCCCCCGGCCAGTGTGGCTGTGTTCAGGCCAAGCCAGGTGGTGCGTGTGGCAGCCTACATCCTCGACACGGTCCTTCGGCATGCCAAGCTCTATGCCTACGCCCTCACACCCGAG gtcTGCCTTGA
- the LOC138063507 gene encoding maestro heat-like repeat-containing protein family member 7 yields MLSIAAMSRAKLLVEGEEKNSLLQACFRSVFLLPAREDMQGLDASLYSKTLDAMDSMLQALVLSSASSSLVELQTILQVLLPFMESQRGVVRERAVGRIARLSDFLSSCSWLKVCPPSGEADAGPAHCSRTHFPILGRLVGRLILCCADWEQGSSRGAAEALRCLYQFLLQRNSRQLLRDSPECLPLQKDWEAENACWLSCSSTITGITRMFVRYLQPSERTDVILTAIVGMRASSACDPEAAARMLDVLVTEPASLLEHVPEIVRCIYGNLKFIREESVRRSLDGALSQLACSYPSKVVASLLHCSLLCDSAASALWKGMVSEPRSAEKVLQELLSVLEEQPLRQLSSFPRDDPCLLALAASRALHKILWQPTCMQEVKAFFPQLFLALLYQISFTAAFAPQDVHIFWRECQWDQSSPTSLARSAAQAMRDLLCCAGCERQMLVFEEKGSWDLLLSAETHPRGVGLLARQMRKSPSPLRCRIFQQLAALLSREEPFREIPAMAFFIELLVCPDLCGADECALKLLPRYLSSQWLEMRRLVLRGLITLSERPETVPKMQSLLPDIMQQLQDAHRDINVKTLVVLRNVLCSMDGQAAKHIAVQLAEELLPCFDDDASQVRELSILLFQDLLEIVAGKSNRRMKQQVQRSLLPLFFRMSDQIWSVAQVWISSLEGDRSRVEQYLCQSLPYLEDPQPFVRETALRFIDNAWLSTHSSRKKLITQSFTES; encoded by the exons ATGCTCTCCATTGctgccatgag CAGAGCCAAGCTGCTTGTGGAGGGTGAAGAAAAGAACAGCCTCCTGCAGGCCTGCTTCCgcagtgtcttcttgcttcctgcaCGAGAGGACATGCAGGGCCTGGATGcttccctctactccaag accctggatgccatggacagcatgctgcaggcgttggtgctcagctctgcttcctccagccTCGTGGAGCTGCAGACCATCCTGCAG gtgctgctgcccttcatGGAGTCGCAGAGAGGGGTTGTGCGTGAGCGGGCTGTGGGGAGGATTGCAAGGCTCAGTGATTTCCTGAGCAGCTGCTCCTGGCTGAAG GTCTGCCCCCCTTCTGGAGAAGCTGATGCCGGCCCTGCGCACTGCAGCAGGACACATTTCCCAATCCTGGGACGTCTGGTGGGGCGCCTCATCCTATGCTGTGCCGACTGGGAGCAGGGGAGCAGCCGTGGGGCTGCGGAGGCTCTTCGTTGCCTCTACCAGTTCCTCCTGCAGCGCAACA gcaggcagctgctgagggacagtcCAGAGTGTCTGCCGCTCCAGAAGGACTGGGAAGCTGAGAACGCCTGCTGGCTTTCATGCTCCAGCACCATCACGGGGATCACCagg ATGTTTGTGAGATACCTCCAGCCTTCCGAGCGGACAGAtgtcatcctcacagccatcGTGGGCATGAGAGCCTCCAGCGCCTGTGACCCAGAGGCAGCTGCCCGCATGCTGGACGTGCTTGTGACGGAGCCTGCCTCCCTGCTGGAGCAT GTGCCTGAGATCGTGAGGTGCATCTATGGAAACCTGAAATTCATCCGGGAGGAGTCTGTGCGGCGCAGCCTGGATGGGGCCCTTTCGCAGCTGGCCTGCTCCTACCCCAGCAAGGTGGTGGCCAGCCTGCTgcactgctccctgctgtgcGACAG cgctgcctcAGCCCTGTGGAAGGGGATGGTCTCAGAGCCGCGGtcagcagagaaggtgctgcaggagctgctcagcgTGCTGGAGGAGCAACCTCTGCGCCAGCTGTCCAGCTTCCCCAGGGACGACCCTTGCCTCCTGGCCCTGGCC GCAAGCCGGGCCCTGCACAAGATCCTCTGGCAGCCCACCTGCATgcaggaggtgaaggcatttttcccccagctcttcctggcgctgctctacCAGATTTCCTTCACTGCAGCATTCGCACCCCAGGACGTTCATATCTTCTGGAGGGAATGCCAATGGGATCAGTCCAGTCCCACCAGCCTCGCCAG gtctGCAGCACAGGCCATGCGAGATCTGCTCTGCTGCGCGGGCTGCGAGAGGCAGATGCTGGTTTTTGAGGAAAAGggcagctgggacctgctgctCAGTGCGGAGACGCACcccaggggagtgggtttgctggccag acagatgaggaagagcccGAGTCCCCTGCGCTGCCGGATCTTCCAGCAGCTTGCAGCgctgctcagcagggaggagCCGTTTCGGGAGATCCCTGCCATGGCTTTCTTCATCGAG CTTCTGGTCTGCCCTGACCTTTGTGGAGCAGATGAGTGTGCCCTGAAGCTCCTGCCAAGATACCTGAGCAGTCAGTGGCTGGAGATGCGCAGGCTGGTGCTCCGAGGCCTCATCACACTGTCCGAGAGACCCGAGACG GTGCCGAAAATGCAGAGCCTGCTGCCAGACAtcatgcagcagctgcaggacgcTCACAGGGACATCAATGTGAAAACCTTGGTAGTGCTGAGAAACGTCCTGTGCTCCATGGACGGGCAGGCGGCCAAGCACATTGctgtgcagctggctgaggagcTCCTGCCatgctttgatgac GATGCCAGCCaggtgcgagagctctccatcctcCTCTTTCAAGACCTCTTGGAGATTGTGGCAGGGAAGAGCAACCGGCGGATGAAgcagcaagtgcagaggagcctgctgccgctCTTCTTCCGCATGAGCGACCAGATCTGGAgtgtggcccaggtgtggatttccaGC CTGGAGGGGGACAGGAGCCGAGTGGAGCAATACCTGTgccagagcctgccctacttggaggacccTCAGCCATTTGTGCGAGAGACAGCCCTGAGGTTCATCG ataatgcttggctgagcacccacagctccaggaagaagctcattactcagtctttcacagagagttaa